The genomic window AGATTTGCTAAATCCATAAAACTCAGCAGCTGCCGCATTCCCGTCGACAATTGCGCCAGTATCTGGATCAATCAATAACATCACCGAATTATTCATTTCAAAAAGGCTGTTATAACGAGCCTCGCTTTCAAGCAATGCTTGTTCAAAATGTTTTCGTGCCGTAATATCTCTAACAATTGACAAAGAACCTGGAGTCCCGGGGTCTAGCCGGACTGCTGTTGAAGCTACTTCTACATCAATGGCGTTCTCTGCAAAGTTCACATATTTCATCTCGACTAAAGGCGTACTGTTTCCCAATATCTCCAGTTCCATTAAACGCTGTTGGGTAAGTTGATAAAAGTCTGGATGTACAAATTCATAAATTGATTTACCGTATACCTGTTCTTTTTTTTCAAATCCTAAAAGTCTCAAGAAACCCTGATTGGCATAGACAATCTTCCCTTGAGATTGGGCAAAGAAAGCATCGGGCAAGTTTTCCACAAACCGGTGATAACGGTTCTCGCTCTCTTGCTTTGTCCATTGCTCGCATAGGCTAACCTCAAAACAGTCGAAAAAGCGCTCAATCAACTGAATATAAGCTGCGGCATTTTCTGGCAGCTCCTCTGTAGTGCCGATGAACTCCAAATAGCTTCGGCGGAAGCACTTCAGTAAAGCCAGAAGAATCGGAAAAGGAACTTGGAAGGTATAAACATTCTGTTCATCGCACATTTCAGAACTCACGGAATCCACGGTATTTTGAAATACAGGATCCATGCTGAAACCGCTTCGATTCTGCCATGCCAGAATCAACTTTTGCGACAAGCGAGGAACTGAGATGAGATCATCTTTTTGAAGAATAAGAAGGGCATCAGACAAGTGATTTTCTACAGCGTGCGCAGTAATCCGCTGAATAAGCCAATTTTCTTTATGATGCAATGCTTCCGCAAAATTCATCTTCAATTCCTCCCCCCGGTAAATAATTGTGGGATTCATTGCATTTCCATGCTTATCGATTACACGCCTCTACGAGGGCATGAGGAATCTCCGATAATGGCAGAATTCGAGAAACCGCACCAATAACAGCTGCCTCTTTGGGCATCCCATAAACCACGCTACTTGCTTCGTCCTGAGCGATGGTATAGGCGCCGGCCTTTTTCATCGCTAATAATCCCGTAGCGCCGTCTTTTCCCATTCCAGTAAGAATCGTTCCCACTGCATTCGCTCCGGCGTATTTGGCGACCGACTGAAACAGTACTTCAACCGACGGTCGTTGATGAAAGACGAGCGGGCCGTCTTTGACCTCAACGTAATAATTGGCGCCGCTCCGTTTGAGGACCAAATGCTTATTTCCCGGAGCAATGAGCGCTTTCCCGGGTGTCACCGGTTCCTGATCCTCGGCTTCCTTCACTCGGATCCGGCATTGACTATCTAGCCTATCGGCAAAAGCTTTTGTAAAAAATTCCGGCATATGCTGAACTATCAAAATTGGATGCATATCCGCAGGCAATTGAGTCAACAAAGCCTTCAAGGCCTCCGTGCCGCCCGTGGAGGCTCCGATTGCCAATATCTTAAAGGTGGTTTTCAGTAATGCGTTGTTGAATTGGTACTTCTGAGAGACTGCTTCCGAACGATTGAATTGCGTCGCAGAAATTGAAAATTTTCGCAGGCCGGCCACTGCCTTAATTTTGTCGATCAATTGCGCGCTCATATCTTGCACCGAATAGGAAGAACCCGGCTTGGCAATAACTTCGGCTGCACCTAAATCTAAAGCGCGCAAGGCTACTTGCCCTCCTTTTTCAGCCAGGGAACTCACGATAATTACCGGCATCGGATGATAACGCATCAGTTTTTCCAAAAAGGTCAAGCCATCCATCTTTGGCATTTCGATATCCAATAGCAGTACATCGGGGTTCAACTGTACTATTTTGTCCCGGGCGATAAAAGGGTCGGGCGCTGTCCCGACTATCTCCAGCTCGGGATCTTTGGCTAGTTCGGTGCTGAAAACTTTCCGAACCATGGCTGAATCATCAACAATCAATACCTTAATCTTCCCTGCCATGTTATTTATACCAGTCGCTTTCCCACGC from Hydrogenispora ethanolica includes these protein-coding regions:
- a CDS encoding protein-glutamate methylesterase/protein-glutamine glutaminase; the encoded protein is MAGKIKVLIVDDSAMVRKVFSTELAKDPELEIVGTAPDPFIARDKIVQLNPDVLLLDIEMPKMDGLTFLEKLMRYHPMPVIIVSSLAEKGGQVALRALDLGAAEVIAKPGSSYSVQDMSAQLIDKIKAVAGLRKFSISATQFNRSEAVSQKYQFNNALLKTTFKILAIGASTGGTEALKALLTQLPADMHPILIVQHMPEFFTKAFADRLDSQCRIRVKEAEDQEPVTPGKALIAPGNKHLVLKRSGANYYVEVKDGPLVFHQRPSVEVLFQSVAKYAGANAVGTILTGMGKDGATGLLAMKKAGAYTIAQDEASSVVYGMPKEAAVIGAVSRILPLSEIPHALVEACNR